In Equus asinus isolate D_3611 breed Donkey unplaced genomic scaffold, EquAss-T2T_v2 contig_803, whole genome shotgun sequence, a single genomic region encodes these proteins:
- the LOC139044382 gene encoding dehydrogenase/reductase SDR family member 6-like isoform X5: MTLVTGDTNLCSLSRGDCVFHSFTCRTFSSSSGVVNRCVYSTTKAAVIGLTKSVAADFIQQGIRCNCVCPGTVDTPSLQERIQARPNPEEARSDFLKRQRTGRFATAEEIALLCVYLASDESAYITGNPVIIDGGWSL, from the exons atGACACTGGTTACTGGGGACACTAATTTGTGTTCCCTTTCTAGAGGagactgtgtttttcattccttcacttgtcgaaccttctcttcatcctcaggaGTTGTGAACAGATGTGTCTACAGCACAACCAAGGCAGCCGTGATTGGCCTCACAAAGTCCGTGGCTGCAGACTTCATCCAGCAGGGGATCAGGTGCAACTGTGTGTGTCCAG GAACCGTTGATACCCCATCTCTGCAAGAAAGAATACAAGCCAGACCAAACCCTGAAGAG GCACGGAGCGACTTCCTGAAGAGACAGAGGACGGGAAGATTTGCAACCGCAGAAGAAATAGCCCTGCTCTGCGTGTACCTGGCTTCTGATGAA TCTGCCTACATCACAGGTAATCCTGTCATCATTGATGGAGGCTGGAGCTTGTGA
- the LOC139044382 gene encoding dehydrogenase/reductase SDR family member 6-like isoform X1, which produces MTLVTGDTNLCSLSRGDCVFHSFTCRTFSSSSGVVNRCVYSTTKAAVIGLTKSVAADFIQQGIRCNCVCPGTVDTPSLQERIQARPNPEEARSDFLKRQRTGRFATAEEIALLCVYLASDEEHLRDEEERLLSAGDGPGHCLSRLNSGD; this is translated from the exons atGACACTGGTTACTGGGGACACTAATTTGTGTTCCCTTTCTAGAGGagactgtgtttttcattccttcacttgtcgaaccttctcttcatcctcaggaGTTGTGAACAGATGTGTCTACAGCACAACCAAGGCAGCCGTGATTGGCCTCACAAAGTCCGTGGCTGCAGACTTCATCCAGCAGGGGATCAGGTGCAACTGTGTGTGTCCAG GAACCGTTGATACCCCATCTCTGCAAGAAAGAATACAAGCCAGACCAAACCCTGAAGAG GCACGGAGCGACTTCCTGAAGAGACAGAGGACGGGAAGATTTGCAACCGCAGAAGAAATAGCCCTGCTCTGCGTGTACCTGGCTTCTGATGAA GAGCACCTGAGAGACGAGGAGGAGCGGCTCCTGTCTGCTGGGGATGGTCCTGGACACTGTCTGTCTCGCCTGAACAGCGGTGATTAA
- the LOC139044382 gene encoding dehydrogenase/reductase SDR family member 6-like isoform X8, whose translation MSSVASSIKGVVNRCVYSTTKAAVIGLTKSVAADFIQQGIRCNCVCPGTVDTPSLQERIQARPNPEEARSDFLKRQRTGRFATAEEIALLCVYLASDESAYITGNPVIIDGGWSL comes from the exons gaGTTGTGAACAGATGTGTCTACAGCACAACCAAGGCAGCCGTGATTGGCCTCACAAAGTCCGTGGCTGCAGACTTCATCCAGCAGGGGATCAGGTGCAACTGTGTGTGTCCAG GAACCGTTGATACCCCATCTCTGCAAGAAAGAATACAAGCCAGACCAAACCCTGAAGAG GCACGGAGCGACTTCCTGAAGAGACAGAGGACGGGAAGATTTGCAACCGCAGAAGAAATAGCCCTGCTCTGCGTGTACCTGGCTTCTGATGAA TCTGCCTACATCACAGGTAATCCTGTCATCATTGATGGAGGCTGGAGCTTGTGA
- the LOC139044382 gene encoding dehydrogenase/reductase SDR family member 6-like isoform X2 has translation MTLVTGDTNLCSLSRGDCVFHSFTCRTFSSSSGVVNRCVYSTTKAAVIGLTKSVAADFIQQGIRCNCVCPGTVDTPSLQERIQARPNPEEARSDFLKRQRTGRFATAEEIALLCVYLASDEVASGYWVVLELWVRIRSMRSGCPVLPGG, from the exons atGACACTGGTTACTGGGGACACTAATTTGTGTTCCCTTTCTAGAGGagactgtgtttttcattccttcacttgtcgaaccttctcttcatcctcaggaGTTGTGAACAGATGTGTCTACAGCACAACCAAGGCAGCCGTGATTGGCCTCACAAAGTCCGTGGCTGCAGACTTCATCCAGCAGGGGATCAGGTGCAACTGTGTGTGTCCAG GAACCGTTGATACCCCATCTCTGCAAGAAAGAATACAAGCCAGACCAAACCCTGAAGAG GCACGGAGCGACTTCCTGAAGAGACAGAGGACGGGAAGATTTGCAACCGCAGAAGAAATAGCCCTGCTCTGCGTGTACCTGGCTTCTGATGAA gtggcgtctggttattgggtggtcctagaactttgggtaagaatcagatcaatgaggtcaggatgtcctgtgcttcccggaggatga
- the LOC139044382 gene encoding dehydrogenase/reductase SDR family member 6-like isoform X3 produces MTLVTGDTNLCSLSRGDCVFHSFTCRTFSSSSGVVNRCVYSTTKAAVIGLTKSVAADFIQQGIRCNCVCPGTVDTPSLQERIQARPNPEEARSDFLKRQRTGRFATAEEIALLCVYLASDEVSAILPREVIILNHIGPLFLLIK; encoded by the exons atGACACTGGTTACTGGGGACACTAATTTGTGTTCCCTTTCTAGAGGagactgtgtttttcattccttcacttgtcgaaccttctcttcatcctcaggaGTTGTGAACAGATGTGTCTACAGCACAACCAAGGCAGCCGTGATTGGCCTCACAAAGTCCGTGGCTGCAGACTTCATCCAGCAGGGGATCAGGTGCAACTGTGTGTGTCCAG GAACCGTTGATACCCCATCTCTGCAAGAAAGAATACAAGCCAGACCAAACCCTGAAGAG GCACGGAGCGACTTCCTGAAGAGACAGAGGACGGGAAGATTTGCAACCGCAGAAGAAATAGCCCTGCTCTGCGTGTACCTGGCTTCTGATGAAGTAAGCGCTATTCTTCCCAGGGAGGTCATTATTCTCAATCACATTGGCCCGCTATTTTTGCTCATCAAGTAA
- the LOC139044382 gene encoding dehydrogenase/reductase SDR family member 6-like isoform X6 yields the protein MSSVASSIKGVVNRCVYSTTKAAVIGLTKSVAADFIQQGIRCNCVCPGTVDTPSLQERIQARPNPEEARSDFLKRQRTGRFATAEEIALLCVYLASDEEHLRDEEERLLSAGDGPGHCLSRLNSGD from the exons gaGTTGTGAACAGATGTGTCTACAGCACAACCAAGGCAGCCGTGATTGGCCTCACAAAGTCCGTGGCTGCAGACTTCATCCAGCAGGGGATCAGGTGCAACTGTGTGTGTCCAG GAACCGTTGATACCCCATCTCTGCAAGAAAGAATACAAGCCAGACCAAACCCTGAAGAG GCACGGAGCGACTTCCTGAAGAGACAGAGGACGGGAAGATTTGCAACCGCAGAAGAAATAGCCCTGCTCTGCGTGTACCTGGCTTCTGATGAA GAGCACCTGAGAGACGAGGAGGAGCGGCTCCTGTCTGCTGGGGATGGTCCTGGACACTGTCTGTCTCGCCTGAACAGCGGTGATTAA